In the Melanotaenia boesemani isolate fMelBoe1 chromosome 14, fMelBoe1.pri, whole genome shotgun sequence genome, ATCCTCAGATCATCACATACGAATAATGaggtgagttttttttaatgaagaactTCATTAATTACTGTTATAATTTaacctttctctttttctatcatttttatCCTTCAGGTTTCTTCCTCCTTTCGTACATGTTTGTCTTTCACCGTCTTTTCAGTATTccgtttcttcatttttatttgtgtggtGATTTTATTCAGAGCTTCTGGGCTTTTAATTTCTTCCTGCTCAGTGTTAGATCTTaacctttcttctttctttccttccttatCTCTTTATCATCTGTCTCTTCATCATTTTTAGGAGATCaaactgttgagcagctgaaaTCCTTAAAGCAGACTCTGTTAAACAGACTGatggtctcctcacttctcaGAGTTTTCTTACAGAAGGAGCTGATAATAAACATCTTTATTCTCTTGATGCCTTTTTAATGCTCCTTACTCCAGTTTATTCTGAAAGTGTCAGAGCAGATTATATCAACCCTCTGACGATTAATGTtggtcttttaaaatgtttttcagtgcTGCTCAGAGTCAGTCCAAACTGGAGTCCCTGGAGTGTCACTTCACCTGGAATCTGGACAAGTGCAGATATAAACTGATTCGAATGAGGAACAAACTGGTGGACATCGGCACTGAGAAGGGAAACATCTGGCTGGGTCACATCTACAACCTGCAGGGGTTCATCCATTACAAGCTGGGCTTCATTGAAGAGGCCCGGGACTTCTTCAGCAGGGCCACTGAGACCTTCCACCAGCTGGGAGATGCAGATGAGGGTCCCTGGTTGGTGGTGAACTACGGGAACCTGGCATGGCTGCACCAACATCTGGGTGAAGACAGTCAGAGCCAAGGGTACCTGTCAAAGCTGGACACCCTGATGGAGAAACACCCGCCTCCAATCCAGGATGAGCTCCACCCAGAGGTGTGTGCTGAGAAGGCCTGGACCCTGATGAAGTTTGACAAAGACAAGAAGCTGCAGGCTGCAGATTACTTCCAGAGAGCCGTCAGGATGAAGCCAGAGATGGTGTCATGGCAGACCAGCCGTGTGCTGGTGTTGGTGGGTGATTGTAAACACAGTCAAAGAGACCAGGATGTTGGCATGTTGGAGGAAATGAGAATGGCCCGAGAGGAGGATCCAGACAACCTGTACCTTGCTGCTGTCGACCTGCTGCTAAGAGCCAAGAGAGGAGAGCAAATCAAAGATGAAgcagatgagctggaagaaaagattttaatgaATCCTGTCAGCAGCTACAGCGGCATCAAAACCCTGATGAAGGTGTACAAACAGCTCGGCTGCTATGATGAGGCCATTGACCTGGCAGAAAAGGCCCTGAAGAAGCATCCAGATGAGCGATACCTGAAGAGGTGTGCTGCCCTCAGCTACAAATGGAGGATCGTTAATTACTGGCACAGTCGTCCGAATGAGAGTATGATCAGCAGAGCCATCAGTCTTCTTAAAGAGGTGGTCTCTCTTTACCCTGATTCCTCGCTCATGAAGGAGATTGACCTTGCAAACATGTATGCAAGGTCTGGTCACGGCCTGATGAAAGCAGAGCAGATGTATCAGGAGATGATGGAGAGAGATCTGGAAACTGCAGACAAGCAGATGCTCTATAACCACTACgcaaaatatttacagtatgATCGAAGGGAGTATCAGAGGTCGATTCAGTACCACATGAAGGCAGCAGAGATACCTTATCAGTCCTTCTTCCGGCAGAGCAGCATCAAGTCGCTGAAAAAGACCAGGAAGGGAGGCAGGAGCAGAATGTACAGAGAGATCCAGGAGTTTCTAGAAAACCTGCCAGATTCTGAGTCTGTGTGAGTTCCTGATAGCACAGGCTGCACATCTGTGTGTTAACAGATGCTTTAGGTTTTAATAGAGATAATATTATATCAGCATCATGAAGTAATTTTTATCTAACGCTAACTTGCTTTTAACCCTCTAAGTGCCAAATTCGCAAAATCTATCTATCAGCATCTTTGATTCTGGAGGGGATTATGTGCCTCCTGAGGATGATGATTGGtcatgaaatgatgatgatgaaaactgTCATCAGATTAGCCCATCCATTAACATAATCACACTAATAATAGCCcagttattatattttttacatgtttttcagacAGTATGTGTCTCTAAACAGTACTGTAATCGTGGTGACACTAAACAGTCTCTGGTGTTATAAACATGGTAACCAGATTATACTGTTATAACATACAATGCTGTAATTAAGCtggaataataaacaaatatgtaCATACAAAAATGGTTTTCTGATAAGAATTCCAGTTATAAGAACATTTCTTAATCATTTGATGTTACTCAACATGTCTGAATGTCTCATATTAAATCTCAGCTGATAGCTGTTCAATCACATGCTCTGTTGATTTTTGGGGGTTATGTCTTGGTTTAATAAACTGATATTAAATATTGTGGTTTTTTTGGGTTAATTATGGTTTACTGGTGTTCTTTGTTCatcttctgttttaaatttggCTTTACgtcttgtttatttgttttctgtgtggCTTCTAGTTCTTGATCTGTTTcacacagttgtttttttaatccacaGGGTGGGAAATGTAATCTTAAAGGGaggaaaaaatctaaattaaatttaaaaaatggtttaaaacacaATATCTATACACTCAGATAAAGTTCATGTTGTGAACAGTGAATAGTGAAGCATCAGCATGAGGGACATGTAATGATAACCTGTGTCCTAACTGAGCAATAACAAATAACAACCAGTAGAGGGAGCCAGACGAAGACTTTACAAAGCCTGGTCTCCTAGGAGCCAGTGAGGCCGGTTCAAGGCCTAGATGTGGGTCCTGAAGTTTGAGACTCCACTGGCAGAAAAGAAAGGCTGAGTCAGTGAAAACCACAAAGAAGGCTGATTAATCTGGAGTCTGTTCCAGCCAACAAGGAAACAGGTTTGTTTGTTGTCCTGGCAACAAGGGAAGGGTTTTAACTTGGCTTGAAGAATATTAGGGGCAAAGGTCAGTGAGGTAAAAACGAAACAGAGGATATGGCGTGTGGTGGATGGAGG is a window encoding:
- the LOC121653467 gene encoding interferon-induced protein with tetratricopeptide repeats 1-like, whose amino-acid sequence is MSAAQSQSKLESLECHFTWNLDKCRYKLIRMRNKLVDIGTEKGNIWLGHIYNLQGFIHYKLGFIEEARDFFSRATETFHQLGDADEGPWLVVNYGNLAWLHQHLGEDSQSQGYLSKLDTLMEKHPPPIQDELHPEVCAEKAWTLMKFDKDKKLQAADYFQRAVRMKPEMVSWQTSRVLVLVGDCKHSQRDQDVGMLEEMRMAREEDPDNLYLAAVDLLLRAKRGEQIKDEADELEEKILMNPVSSYSGIKTLMKVYKQLGCYDEAIDLAEKALKKHPDERYLKRCAALSYKWRIVNYWHSRPNESMISRAISLLKEVVSLYPDSSLMKEIDLANMYARSGHGLMKAEQMYQEMMERDLETADKQMLYNHYAKYLQYDRREYQRSIQYHMKAAEIPYQSFFRQSSIKSLKKTRKGGRSRMYREIQEFLENLPDSESV